The following are encoded together in the Acanthochromis polyacanthus isolate Apoly-LR-REF ecotype Palm Island chromosome 14, KAUST_Apoly_ChrSc, whole genome shotgun sequence genome:
- the upp2 gene encoding uridine phosphorylase 2, with the protein MGPILLNCTGSDHQEYIKQQVQVKNPYLDTMEEDILYHFSLSTKTHNLPEMFGDIKFVCVGGSANRMKSFAQFIHQELKLPGHPEVRDICEGTDRYCMYKVGPVLSISHGMGVPSISIMLHELIKLLHHAQCRDVVLFRLGTSGGVGLAPGTVVITDKAVDYSFRPQFEQVVLGKVITRSTELDEGVASELLQCSSELQNFPTVIGKTMCTHDFYEGQGRLDGALCSFSHEEKLEYLRKAYEAGVRNIEMESTVFAAMSRVCGLRAAVICVVLLNRFEGDQITSPHDVLVEYQQRPQVLVSHFIKKRLGLAA; encoded by the exons ATGGGACCGATTCTTCTAAACTGTACGGGGAGCGACCACCAAGAATATATCAA ACAACAGGTTCAAGTGAAAAATCCCTATTTGGACACCATGGAGGAGGACATTCTCTACCACTTCAGTTTGAGCACCAAGACTCACAATCTCCCTGAAATGTTTGGAGATATTAAG tttgtgtgtgttggtggcAGTGCGAATCGAATGAAGTCTTTCGCCCAGTTCATCCACCAGGAGCTCAAGCTGCCTGGACACCCAGAAGTCAGGGATATCTGTGAGGGAACTGATCGCTATTGCATGTACAAAGTGGGGCCGGTGCTCTCGATAAGT CATGGCATGGGTGTCCCCTCCATCTCCATTATGCTGCACGAGCTCATCAAACTGCTGCACCATGCCCAGTGCCGTGATGTGGTCTTGTTTCGCCTGGGAACATCTGGTGGAGTCG GTCTGGCTCCAGGCACGGTGGTGATCACAGATAAAGCAGTGGACTATTCTTTCCGTCCCCAGTTCGAGCAAGTGGTTCTGGGTAAAGTCATCACCAGGAGCACTGAGTTGGACGAGGGAGTGGCCAGCGAGCTTCTGCAGTGCTCCTCAGAGCTTCAGAACTTTCCAACAGTAATTGGAAAGACCATGTGCACCCATGACTTCTATGAAG GTCAAGGCCGACTTGACGGCGCTCTTTGCTCCTTCTCTCATGAGGAAAAACTGGAGTATCTGAGGAAAGCTTATGAAGCGGGAGTGAGGAATATTGAAATGGAGTCCACCGTCTTTGCTGCCATGAGCCGTGTCTGTGGCCTCAGAG CGGCTGtgatctgtgttgttttgctgaACCGCTTTGAGGGAGACCAGATCACCTCCCCTCATGACGTTCTGGTGGAGTACCAGCAGAGACCTCAAGTCCTGGTTTCCCACTTTATCAAGAAACGCCTTGGACTGGCTGCCTGA